From Solidesulfovibrio carbinoliphilus subsp. oakridgensis, the proteins below share one genomic window:
- a CDS encoding endonuclease/exonuclease/phosphatase family protein encodes MNAGPGALLRVATYNVHGWKSLGGRRDIGRFVETIRELAADVVALQEVVMPPLIEEECLERAVAGPLGMHAVSGPTLTRLGTEYGNALLTRFPVEQSRGHDLSVRGCEPRGAVEVVLAVPGGRLRVIATHLGLRARERRIQTEALLALVRERQDVPTVLLGDFNEWMPANRTVRAVSRELGATPAPATFPSCFPVLSLDRIWTSPGLALTSLRRHRPAYATCSDHLPLVAELRHPGNGIDKNNGETRKNEL; translated from the coding sequence GTGAACGCCGGGCCCGGCGCGCTCCTGCGGGTGGCCACCTACAACGTCCACGGCTGGAAGAGCCTCGGCGGCCGGCGGGATATCGGCCGATTCGTGGAAACCATCCGGGAGCTGGCTGCGGACGTGGTGGCCCTGCAGGAGGTGGTCATGCCGCCGCTGATCGAGGAGGAGTGCCTGGAGCGGGCCGTGGCCGGGCCGCTCGGCATGCATGCCGTGTCCGGCCCGACCCTCACGCGCCTGGGGACCGAGTACGGCAACGCGCTCCTTACCCGTTTCCCGGTGGAGCAGTCGCGGGGCCATGACCTGAGTGTCCGGGGCTGCGAACCGCGTGGGGCGGTGGAGGTGGTCCTGGCCGTGCCCGGAGGCAGGCTCCGGGTCATCGCCACCCATCTCGGGCTGCGGGCCAGGGAACGGCGGATCCAGACCGAGGCCCTGCTCGCCCTGGTCCGGGAGCGGCAGGACGTGCCCACGGTCCTCCTTGGCGACTTCAACGAGTGGATGCCGGCCAACCGCACGGTGCGGGCAGTAAGCCGCGAGCTTGGGGCCACGCCCGCGCCGGCCACTTTTCCGTCCTGCTTTCCGGTCCTGTCCCTGGACCGGATCTGGACCTCGCCGGGACTGGCCCTGACCAGCCTTCGCCGCCACCGGCCCGCCTACGCCACCTGCTCGGACCACCTGCCGCTGGTGGCCGAACTGCGCCACCCGGGGAACGGAATCGACAAAAATAACGGAGAAACCCGCAAGAACGAATTGTAA
- a CDS encoding VTT domain-containing protein, translating to MEHTLLEPGRTCQRIERADKAAVVVDGDLYFQALDEALEAARDSVWILGWEIDSRMVLSGRPGEGREHRLGPRLNEIAAKNHVRVYILTWDFGMLFAMERQFMPVFDLGWNSHRLIRFAMDAEHPLGASHHQKIVVIDDALAFVGGLDLTKRRWDLPGHDSRQPLRVDPDGLPYPPFHDIQMAVGGPAARALGDLARERWHRSLGVRPAPARSVGAVWPESLVPEFTDIPVAIARTEPAFKGRPEVREVEALFLAAIEAARHSIYIENQYLTAVCVEEALARRLEEPDGPEIVIVLPRQPVGWLEENVMGVLQAKVGTVLGRADRHGRLGLYYPLPPGDDDGYVKVHSKLMIVDGTFLRVGSANLNNRSMGLDTECDLALESGGDEAVTRAIGAVRSRLLAEHLRVSPEELADLPADGTGLLRRVAELAARTGGMRPFAYPDQVPPVPLTELSLSLDPERPGQVDRLMDAFVDDPRRGGGRSMFILFTSVAALAVLALLWRFTPLSGLVSPRTMVAWLRSVEQGPLTPLVVVGIYVAASLVLFPVSVLIAGMALVFPPFSGIFQSLAGCLAASAVTYWLGAGLGRGTIRRLAGRRLNRLSRHLASLGVLAVMFVRLVPVAPFSIINMVAGASHLPFGRFMLGTFLGMAPGIVILSLFTDRLRQAIVQPGWRNLSLFLLAAGALLLVSLLVRKRLRRDQDEARDRTGGEQP from the coding sequence ATGGAACATACCCTGCTTGAGCCAGGCCGCACCTGCCAGCGCATCGAGCGCGCGGACAAGGCGGCCGTCGTCGTGGACGGGGACCTGTACTTCCAGGCCCTGGACGAGGCCCTGGAGGCGGCCCGGGATTCGGTCTGGATCCTTGGCTGGGAGATCGACAGCCGCATGGTCCTGTCCGGACGGCCGGGGGAGGGCCGGGAGCATCGACTCGGCCCGCGCCTCAATGAAATCGCGGCCAAAAACCATGTCCGGGTCTATATCCTGACCTGGGATTTCGGCATGCTCTTCGCCATGGAACGGCAGTTCATGCCGGTCTTCGACCTGGGCTGGAATTCCCACCGGCTGATCCGCTTCGCCATGGACGCCGAGCATCCGCTCGGCGCGTCCCACCACCAGAAGATCGTGGTCATCGACGACGCCCTGGCCTTTGTCGGCGGCCTGGACCTGACCAAGCGGCGCTGGGACCTGCCGGGCCACGACAGCCGCCAGCCGCTGCGGGTGGATCCGGACGGCCTGCCCTATCCGCCCTTTCACGACATCCAGATGGCGGTCGGCGGACCGGCCGCCCGGGCTCTGGGCGACCTGGCCCGGGAACGGTGGCACCGAAGCCTCGGCGTCCGGCCGGCGCCGGCCCGAAGCGTCGGCGCGGTCTGGCCGGAAAGCCTGGTCCCCGAATTCACCGACATCCCGGTGGCCATCGCCCGCACGGAACCGGCCTTCAAGGGCCGGCCCGAGGTCCGGGAGGTGGAGGCCCTCTTTCTGGCCGCCATCGAGGCGGCCCGGCACAGCATCTACATCGAGAACCAGTATCTCACGGCCGTGTGCGTGGAGGAGGCCCTCGCCCGCCGCCTGGAGGAGCCGGACGGGCCGGAGATCGTCATCGTCCTGCCCCGGCAGCCCGTGGGCTGGCTCGAAGAGAACGTCATGGGCGTCTTGCAGGCCAAGGTCGGGACGGTCCTCGGCCGGGCCGACCGGCACGGGCGCCTGGGCCTCTATTATCCCCTGCCGCCCGGAGACGACGACGGCTACGTCAAGGTCCACTCCAAGCTCATGATCGTGGACGGCACCTTCCTGCGGGTCGGGTCGGCCAACCTCAACAACCGGTCCATGGGCCTCGACACGGAATGCGACCTGGCCCTGGAGAGCGGCGGCGACGAGGCCGTGACCCGGGCCATCGGCGCGGTCCGGTCCAGGCTGCTGGCCGAGCACCTGCGCGTGTCCCCGGAGGAGCTGGCCGATCTCCCGGCCGACGGCACGGGCCTCTTGCGCCGGGTCGCGGAACTGGCCGCCCGGACCGGCGGCATGCGGCCTTTCGCCTATCCCGACCAGGTTCCCCCGGTCCCGCTCACGGAGCTGTCCCTGTCCCTCGACCCGGAGCGTCCCGGGCAGGTGGACCGGCTGATGGACGCCTTCGTGGACGACCCCCGGCGGGGGGGCGGGCGCAGCATGTTCATCCTTTTTACCAGCGTGGCCGCCCTGGCCGTCCTGGCCCTTCTCTGGCGCTTCACGCCGCTCTCCGGGCTGGTCAGCCCCCGCACTATGGTCGCGTGGCTGCGGTCCGTGGAGCAGGGGCCGCTGACCCCTCTTGTCGTCGTCGGCATCTATGTGGCCGCAAGCCTGGTCCTTTTCCCGGTTTCGGTCCTTATCGCCGGCATGGCCCTGGTTTTCCCGCCCTTTTCCGGCATCTTCCAGTCCCTGGCCGGCTGCCTGGCGGCCAGCGCCGTCACCTACTGGCTCGGGGCCGGGCTTGGCCGGGGCACCATCCGGCGGCTGGCCGGCCGGCGCCTCAATCGCCTAAGCCGCCACCTGGCCTCGCTCGGCGTCCTGGCCGTCATGTTCGTGCGGCTCGTGCCCGTGGCTCCGTTCTCGATCATAAACATGGTGGCCGGGGCCTCGCACCTGCCCTTTGGCCGGTTCATGCTCGGCACGTTTCTCGGCATGGCGCCCGGCATCGTCATCCTGTCCCTTTTTACCGACCGCCTGCGCCAGGCCATTGTCCAGCCCGGCTGGCGGAACCTGAGCCTGTTCCTGCTCGCGGCCGGGGCCCTGCTGCTCGTTTCCCTGCTGGTCCGAAAGCGCCTGCGCCGGGACCAGGACGAGGCCCGGGACCGGACCGGAGGAGAGCAGCCGTGA
- a CDS encoding DUF1571 domain-containing protein gives MPENMKYPRFQEASLPLPTFFPRRGRFGRSVWLVTALALLWLAAFQSPALASDPKQELMDLLGRMESSYAKIVDYCAIFQKKERVKKVLLPEEFITLKFRKPLQVYMKWLHGPTKEAIYVDGANSNKVVAHSDGAGAGLTWNLDPKGSVLRADNRHVITDIGFGFIIQMMRENIPTAIRHSELGVSDLADTVFEGRPSTVFEVTFSPKEGRTYYASRIVCHVDKEFLMPIGITCYDEKGDLVEQYRYKDVKINVGLTDQDFSRKNPAYKF, from the coding sequence ATGCCAGAAAATATGAAATACCCCCGTTTTCAAGAAGCTTCCCTCCCCCTCCCCACGTTTTTTCCCCGTCGTGGCAGGTTTGGCCGGTCCGTCTGGCTGGTCACTGCACTGGCGCTCCTGTGGCTGGCCGCCTTCCAGAGTCCGGCCCTGGCCTCGGACCCGAAACAAGAGCTGATGGACCTGCTCGGCAGGATGGAATCGAGCTACGCCAAAATCGTGGACTACTGCGCCATCTTCCAGAAGAAGGAGCGGGTGAAAAAAGTCCTTTTGCCCGAGGAATTCATTACGCTCAAATTCCGCAAACCCTTGCAGGTCTATATGAAATGGCTCCACGGCCCGACCAAGGAAGCCATTTACGTGGACGGCGCCAACAGCAACAAGGTCGTGGCCCACAGCGACGGCGCGGGCGCCGGCCTGACCTGGAACCTGGACCCGAAAGGGTCCGTCCTGCGGGCTGACAACCGCCACGTCATCACGGACATCGGTTTCGGCTTCATCATCCAGATGATGCGCGAAAACATTCCGACGGCCATCCGCCACTCCGAACTCGGCGTCAGCGATCTGGCCGACACCGTGTTCGAGGGCCGGCCGTCCACCGTGTTCGAGGTCACCTTCTCGCCCAAGGAAGGCCGCACCTACTACGCCAGCCGCATCGTCTGCCACGTGGACAAGGAATTTCTCATGCCGATCGGGATCACCTGCTACGATGAGAAAGGCGACCTCGTGGAACAGTACCGCTACAAGGACGTCAAGATAAACGTCGGCCTGACGGACCAGGACTTTTCCAGGAAGAATCCCGCCTACAAGTTCTAG
- a CDS encoding methyl-accepting chemotaxis protein: MKRLPLVTAILLNAVLLSASALAGGGVLSFCLLGLAFAVGTGFLLWTDSRIQTAFACVSQTFASMTANRFDCGLKDDPLLCVEDLRDAMAPHEATLKERLSRDEAMIGNIITPMAIVDEKGGLKWLNESMVRLTENDGPPEKHLGGNFALFFYGKSQDTVVGKAIREKSRQTSKTEFDTRKGNHKYISIFATPILDFDGKLIGGFVSVADFTGVVLKERTITEQNQRIAMGVADATAVSENLAAAAEQMTSQIARSTEGMEDQRARTAEVATAIEEMNATILEVARNAGDAATTAGHANAMATTGAALVERVITVMESVNAKATGLKSEMQDLGDQAQGIGQIMQVISDIADQTNLLALNAAIEAARAGEAGRGFAVVADEVRKLAEKTMTATKEVSNYIRAIQESARRNMAATDETSQVIEDADALAHKAGDALRQILEFVEKTSDQVRGIATAAEQQSATSEEINRSTDQINRIAEDTAGTMSLASSAVSDLAHLASDLKTSMTRMRLSQ, from the coding sequence ATGAAACGCCTGCCGCTCGTCACCGCCATCCTCCTAAACGCCGTCCTCCTGTCCGCCAGCGCCCTGGCCGGCGGCGGCGTGCTGTCCTTCTGCCTCCTCGGGCTGGCCTTCGCCGTGGGCACGGGATTCCTCCTGTGGACCGACAGCCGGATCCAGACGGCCTTCGCCTGCGTGTCCCAGACGTTCGCCTCCATGACCGCCAATCGGTTCGACTGCGGCCTCAAAGACGACCCGCTCCTTTGCGTGGAAGACCTTCGCGACGCCATGGCCCCCCATGAGGCCACCCTCAAGGAGCGCCTCAGCCGCGACGAGGCCATGATCGGCAACATCATCACGCCCATGGCCATAGTCGACGAAAAGGGCGGCCTCAAATGGCTCAACGAGTCCATGGTCCGCCTGACCGAAAACGACGGTCCGCCTGAAAAGCACCTCGGCGGCAACTTCGCCCTCTTTTTCTACGGCAAGTCCCAGGACACCGTGGTCGGCAAGGCCATCCGCGAGAAATCCCGCCAGACCTCCAAGACGGAATTCGATACCCGCAAGGGCAACCACAAATACATCAGCATTTTCGCGACCCCCATCCTCGATTTCGACGGCAAGCTTATCGGCGGCTTCGTGTCCGTGGCCGACTTTACGGGCGTGGTGCTCAAGGAACGGACCATCACCGAGCAGAACCAGCGCATCGCCATGGGCGTGGCCGACGCCACGGCCGTGTCCGAGAACCTGGCCGCCGCGGCCGAACAGATGACCAGCCAGATCGCCCGCTCCACCGAGGGCATGGAAGACCAGCGCGCGCGCACGGCCGAAGTGGCGACCGCCATCGAGGAGATGAACGCCACCATCCTGGAGGTGGCCAGAAATGCCGGCGACGCCGCGACCACGGCCGGCCACGCCAACGCCATGGCCACCACCGGCGCCGCACTCGTCGAGCGGGTCATCACGGTCATGGAGTCGGTCAACGCCAAGGCCACCGGCCTCAAGTCCGAAATGCAGGACCTCGGCGACCAGGCCCAGGGCATCGGCCAGATCATGCAGGTCATCTCCGACATCGCCGACCAGACCAACCTCTTGGCCTTAAACGCCGCCATCGAGGCGGCCCGGGCCGGCGAGGCCGGACGGGGATTCGCGGTCGTGGCCGACGAGGTCCGAAAGCTCGCGGAAAAGACCATGACCGCCACCAAGGAGGTCAGCAACTACATCCGCGCCATCCAGGAAAGCGCCCGCCGCAACATGGCCGCCACCGACGAGACCAGCCAGGTCATCGAGGACGCCGACGCCCTGGCCCACAAGGCCGGCGACGCCCTGCGCCAGATCCTCGAATTCGTGGAAAAGACCTCCGACCAGGTGCGCGGCATCGCCACCGCCGCCGAACAGCAGTCGGCCACCTCCGAGGAGATCAACCGGTCCACCGACCAGATCAACCGCATTGCCGAAGATACGGCCGGAACCATGTCGCTGGCCTCCTCGGCCGTGTCCGACCTGGCCCACCTGGCTTCCGATCTCAAGACGTCCATGACGCGGATGCGCCTTTCGCAGTAG
- a CDS encoding proton-conducting transporter membrane subunit — protein MEIFEASLALYLLGALGALGLSGRDAASRVGAAGALAGSLVGLSGVLGAPASAATQIALPWGLPIGGLLLGLDPASRLFLIPVYLLGAACAVAGAAAMAGHLAHNGRGKLGPHWFFFNLLLAGLALVMAARDAVTFLIAWELMSLAPFFLISFHDDEAEVREAAWIYLVAAHLGAVCVMAFFAAFWAAAGGTSFEALAQAAAGGQLAAPSVLFLLALAGFGAKAGFFPFHVWLPEAHPAAPSHVSAVLSGAMISAGLYGLWRAAELLGPAAVWWGWTLVAVGLVSAVSGILQALAQGNLKRLLAYSSVENMGLACLGLGLGLVGRQAGNETIAVLGLSGAVFHVLNHAAFKGLLFLCAGEVLHSVGSVRIAHLGGLGKRMPVVGAAFALASLGIAGLPPLSGFAGELVLALAMLEGLTTAGLPGLLPRVGMAAALVVLAAVGGLALAAFAKAAGLSFLGEPRTPAAAKAAPAGRAARTALLFLCLCIVAAAVCAPLLLSLSGQAALAFPGLDPAPARAALAQATGILWTVGAVFPCLAILAGGLLCVRSRLLAKNGLRWGPTWGCGYTASSPRIQYGQASFAEPAARIFGRAMGLTRRLDLDPGYFPAWGRLAVASPDRLKNTVFLPLFEAVGRVCDAMKVVQHGRVHLYILYVLATVVLLLAWKL, from the coding sequence ATGGAAATTTTCGAGGCCTCGCTGGCGCTGTACCTGCTCGGCGCGCTCGGCGCGCTCGGCCTGTCCGGCCGTGACGCGGCCAGCCGTGTCGGGGCGGCCGGGGCCCTGGCCGGGTCGCTTGTGGGCCTCTCCGGCGTGCTCGGCGCTCCGGCCAGTGCCGCCACCCAGATCGCGCTTCCCTGGGGCCTGCCCATCGGCGGCCTGCTCCTCGGCCTCGACCCGGCCAGCCGCCTGTTTCTCATCCCGGTCTACCTGCTCGGCGCGGCCTGCGCCGTGGCCGGCGCGGCCGCCATGGCCGGCCATCTGGCCCACAACGGCCGGGGAAAGCTCGGGCCGCACTGGTTCTTCTTCAACCTCCTCCTCGCCGGACTGGCCCTGGTCATGGCCGCCCGCGATGCCGTCACCTTTCTCATCGCCTGGGAGCTCATGTCCCTGGCCCCGTTTTTCCTCATAAGCTTTCACGACGACGAGGCCGAGGTCCGCGAGGCGGCCTGGATCTATCTCGTGGCCGCCCACCTCGGTGCGGTCTGCGTCATGGCCTTTTTCGCCGCCTTCTGGGCCGCAGCCGGGGGCACGTCCTTCGAGGCCCTGGCCCAGGCCGCGGCAGGCGGCCAGCTCGCCGCGCCGTCGGTCCTGTTCCTCCTGGCCCTGGCCGGATTCGGGGCCAAGGCCGGCTTTTTCCCCTTCCACGTCTGGCTGCCGGAAGCCCATCCGGCCGCCCCGAGCCACGTCTCGGCCGTGCTGTCCGGGGCCATGATCAGCGCCGGCCTCTACGGCCTGTGGCGGGCCGCGGAGCTGCTCGGACCGGCCGCCGTCTGGTGGGGCTGGACCCTGGTTGCCGTCGGCCTCGTCTCCGCCGTTTCGGGTATCCTGCAGGCCCTGGCCCAGGGGAACCTCAAGCGCCTGCTCGCCTATTCCAGCGTGGAAAACATGGGGCTGGCCTGCCTGGGCCTCGGCCTCGGCCTGGTCGGCCGCCAGGCCGGCAACGAAACCATCGCCGTGCTCGGCCTGTCCGGCGCGGTCTTTCATGTGCTGAACCACGCGGCCTTCAAGGGCCTTCTTTTCCTATGCGCCGGCGAGGTCCTCCACAGTGTGGGCAGCGTGCGCATCGCCCACCTGGGCGGCCTTGGCAAGCGCATGCCCGTGGTCGGCGCCGCCTTTGCCCTGGCCTCCCTCGGCATCGCCGGCCTGCCGCCCTTGTCCGGCTTTGCCGGGGAGCTGGTCCTGGCCCTGGCCATGCTCGAAGGCCTGACCACCGCCGGCCTGCCCGGGCTGCTGCCCCGGGTCGGCATGGCCGCCGCCCTGGTCGTGCTGGCGGCCGTCGGCGGGCTGGCCCTGGCCGCCTTTGCCAAGGCCGCCGGCCTGTCGTTTCTCGGCGAGCCCCGGACCCCGGCCGCGGCCAAGGCCGCCCCGGCCGGTCGCGCGGCCCGCACGGCCCTCCTGTTTCTTTGCCTGTGCATTGTCGCCGCCGCCGTCTGCGCCCCGCTGCTCCTGTCCCTGTCCGGCCAGGCGGCCCTGGCCTTTCCCGGCCTGGACCCGGCCCCGGCCCGGGCCGCCCTGGCCCAGGCCACCGGCATCCTGTGGACCGTGGGCGCGGTTTTCCCCTGTCTGGCCATTCTGGCCGGGGGTCTCCTCTGCGTCCGGTCGCGCCTTTTGGCCAAAAACGGCCTGCGCTGGGGACCCACCTGGGGCTGCGGCTACACCGCCTCCTCCCCCCGCATCCAGTACGGCCAAGCCTCCTTTGCCGAGCCGGCGGCCCGGATCTTCGGCCGGGCCATGGGCCTGACCCGCCGCCTGGACCTGGACCCGGGCTATTTCCCGGCCTGGGGGCGGCTGGCGGTGGCCAGTCCCGACCGGCTGAAAAACACGGTCTTCCTCCCTCTTTTCGAAGCCGTCGGCCGGGTCTGCGACGCCATGAAGGTGGTGCAGCACGGCCGGGTCCATCTTTACATCCTCTACGTCCTGGCCACGGTCGTGCTGCTTCTGGCCTGGAAGCTCTAA
- a CDS encoding respiratory chain complex I subunit 1 family protein: MNTLLHLLVALVLAPLIPGIINRVKAKVGGRAGKPLFQTYFDLARLVRKGAVISTTTSWVFAAGPSLSLAAVACALLLLPGPGAAAPLSFAGDFMFMAYLLGLSRLALLLAALDTGSSFEGMGASREAVFSALAEPVLFLCFLSLAADTSGLSLSAMLGPGPVGPLAPERLFVPAILFVLLLAENSRIPVDDPNTHLELTMIHEVMVLDHSGPDMAAIVYGASLKLWLFCSLTALSMTPVASLSPVAAWGAWLVLVFVVAVAVGLVESGMARLRMERVPRLLGGAGALVALSLVLTVWR, translated from the coding sequence ATGAACACGCTGCTCCACCTCCTTGTGGCCCTTGTCCTGGCCCCGCTCATTCCCGGCATCATCAACCGGGTCAAGGCCAAGGTTGGCGGCCGGGCCGGCAAGCCGCTCTTCCAGACCTATTTCGACCTGGCCAGGCTCGTCCGCAAGGGCGCGGTCATAAGCACCACCACGTCCTGGGTCTTTGCCGCCGGTCCGAGCCTGTCCCTGGCCGCCGTGGCCTGCGCCCTGCTCCTCCTGCCGGGTCCGGGCGCGGCCGCCCCTCTCTCCTTTGCCGGGGACTTCATGTTCATGGCCTACCTGCTCGGCCTGTCCCGGCTGGCCCTGCTCCTGGCCGCCCTGGACACCGGATCGAGCTTCGAGGGCATGGGCGCCAGCCGCGAGGCCGTTTTCTCCGCCCTGGCCGAACCGGTCCTGTTCCTCTGTTTTCTGAGCCTGGCCGCCGACACCTCGGGCCTGTCCCTGTCAGCCATGCTCGGCCCCGGCCCGGTCGGCCCCCTGGCTCCGGAGCGGCTTTTCGTGCCGGCCATCCTCTTTGTCCTCCTTTTGGCCGAAAATTCCCGCATCCCGGTGGACGACCCCAACACCCACCTGGAGCTGACCATGATCCACGAGGTCATGGTCCTTGACCACTCCGGGCCGGACATGGCCGCCATCGTCTATGGCGCCTCGCTCAAGCTGTGGCTGTTCTGCTCGCTGACCGCCCTCTCCATGACCCCGGTGGCAAGCCTGTCCCCGGTGGCCGCCTGGGGCGCCTGGCTGGTCCTGGTCTTTGTCGTGGCCGTGGCCGTAGGACTCGTGGAGTCGGGCATGGCCCGGCTGCGCATGGAGCGCGTGCCGCGCCTCCTCGGCGGGGCCGGGGCCCTGGTCGCCTTGTCCCTGGTCCTTACGGTGTGGAGGTAG